The stretch of DNA GGCAGTGAGGGTGAGTTCGGTGTCTTGCCGGGACATTGCCATCTTCTCTCCAGCCTGCGAATTGGAGAACTTCGGTATAAGACTCACGAAGCATGGCATTACATGTCGATTCTGTGGGGCTATGCTGAGGTGACGCCATCCAAAGTCACGGTGATGGCGGAGATCGCCGAGAAGGCCGAAGATATCGATGTCGGTCGTGCGCAAGAAGCCGTTGAAAAGGCCGAGCAGCGACTCCAGGCTGGTGGACTTCCTTCCGAGGTGAAAGAAGCTCAGATCAGCCTCGAAAAGGCCCGTCTCCGAA from Nitrospira sp. encodes:
- a CDS encoding F0F1 ATP synthase subunit epsilon; protein product: MAGKILLEVVTPEKLLLSQEVDEVIAPGSEGEFGVLPGHCHLLSSLRIGELRYKTHEAWHYMSILWGYAEVTPSKVTVMAEIAEKAEDIDVGRAQEAVEKAEQRLQAGGLPSEVKEAQISLEKARLRKKIADRAKKSGHA